From the genome of Camarhynchus parvulus chromosome 8, STF_HiC, whole genome shotgun sequence, one region includes:
- the GLUL gene encoding glutamine synthetase gives MATSASSHLSKAIKHMYMKLPQGEKVQAMYIWIDGTGEHLRCKTRTLDHEPKSLEDLPEWNFDGSSTYQSEGSNSDMYLRPAAMFRDPFRKDPNKLVLCEVFKYNRQSAESNLRHTCRRIMDMVSNQHPWFGMEQEYTLLGTDGHPFGWPSNGFPGPQGPYYCGVGADKAYGRDIVEAHYRACLYAGVKIGGTNAEVMPAQWEFQVGPCEGIEMGDHLWIARFILHRVCEDFGVVVSFDPKPIPGNWNGAGCHTNFSTKSMREEGGLKHIEEAIEKLSKRHQYHIRAYDPKGGLDNARRLTGFHETSNINEFSAGVANRGASIRIPRNVGHEKKGYFEDRRPSANCDPYAVTEALVRTCLLNETGDEPFEYKN, from the exons ATGGCCACCTCAGCGAGCTCCCACCTGAGCAAAGCCATCAAGCACATGTACATGAAGCTGCCGCAGGGGGAGAAGGTGCAGGCCATGTACATCTGGATCGACGGCACGGGGGAGCACCTCCGCTGCAAAACCCGCACGCTGGACCACGAGCCCAAGAGCCTGGAAG ATCTCCCTGAGTGGAATTTCGATGGCTCCAGCACCTACCAGTCTGAAGGTTCCAACAGTGACATGTACCTGCGACCTGCTGCCATGTTTCGGGACCCTTTCCGCAAGGACCCCAATAAACTCGttctctgtgaggtcttcaAGTACAACCGCCAGTCTGCAG AGTCAAATCTCCGGCACACCTGCAGGAGGATTATGGACATGGTGTCCAACCAGCACccctggtttgggatggagcaggagtaCACTCTCCTGGGGACAGACGGACATCCGTTTGGCTGGCCTTCCAATGGCTTCCCTGGACCCCAAG GTCCGTATTACTGCGGTGTGGGGGCAGACAAAGCCTATGGCAGGGACATTGTGGAGGCCCACTACCGAGCGTGCCTTTATGCCGGCGTGAAAATCGGAGGAACCAACGCAGAAGTGATGCCAGCCCAG TGGGAGTTCCAGGTGGGACCATGCGAGGGGATTGAGATGGGCGATCACCTCTGGATCGCGCGCTTCATCCTGCACCGGGTGTGCGAGGACTTCGGGGTCGTGGTGTCCTTcgatcccaaacccatccctgggAACTGGAACGGTGCTGGCTGCCACACCAACTTCAGCACCAAGAGCATGAGGGAAGAAGGAGGTCTCAA gCACATCGAGGAGGCCATCGAGAAGCTGAGCAAGCGCCACCAGTACCACATCCGCGCCTACGACCCCAAGGGGGGGCTGGACAATGCCCGGCGCCTGACGGGCTTCCACGAGACCTCCAACATCAATGAGTTCTCGGCCGGCGTGGCCAACCGCGGCGCCAGCATCCGCATCCCGCGCAACGTGGGCCACGAGAAGAAGGGCTACTTCGAGGACCGCCGGCCCTCGGCCAACTGCGACCCCTACGCCGTGACAGAGGCGCTGGTCCGCACGTGTCTCCTCAACGAAACCGGGGACGAGCCTTTTGAGTACAAGAACTGA
- the RGSL1 gene encoding regulator of G-protein signaling protein-like encodes MMTAASIASTDMGLLLQDDVFVDFFNIFLSLPIFGQTPLYISGMGRWCLWPELPSHLDASPAALLAWLEKHRLPHFCKSSLCLHLVLCQKLLAFIRSGEAAELLNWHSADQWLLERCISGSQGMQHLCAFLRGTAGEELIDFWLITERLLGLDESDGSQRELFLSLEHRLRATHLREGSSVLTFCTTIVGSLPKTRHIQSISTRREILSKMQEQVLFMIQSYWLPKFFVHCKMGMEEEELCWPLLQEYQERLSQAAWQPPGLAEPLPTMHIKRSQGVPGPYCSQKAKAEVWALVKEGRDSQELKRATFQVKAEKQPGPAGSREELWLDKDAVGSTPQQSWQPAFGGRGGATFPGRPQSSAVQDLQNLCKEKILPVLLPSASLARLPSLKKPVKTLDFLPWALSAEACAGRPFRDFLQHQNRPLETLLLDLWHDLEEFLPVVLDSSRENSFFLRHLIGEKICKTYLEDSSIEKLPLETRTLVSLWNRLIYGEFSPWIFRAQQEICKVLCGLYEEFLAADDRTFLQFMAPGMDVPMAEVPGRAAGRWGHFHLSQRMNQALQLGQALHGTRSLEGVSSKHWQLLAARDLQKGGSIQAEMELLLGSAESQRMIADELAVSSPSREEELLQLTKAALGPTDPFGSHPPKLDLWGAWF; translated from the exons ATGATGACTGCTG CGTCCATAGCATCCACGGacatggggctgctgctgcaagatGATGTTTTTGTTGACTTTTTCAACATCTTTCTGAGCCTTCCT ATTTTTGGGCAGACACCCCTTTACATCAGTGGCATGGGCCGGTGGTGCCTGTGGCCAGAGCTGCCGAGCCACCTG GATGCCAGCCCCGCGGCTTTGCTGGCTTGGTTGGAAAAGCACCGTCTGCCTCACTTCTGCAAATCCAGCCTGTGCCTGCACCTCGTCCTCTGCCAGAAGCTGCTGGCTTTCATTCGCTCGGGGGAAGCAG cagagctgctgaactGGCACAGTGCTGACCAGTGGCTGCTGGAGAGGTGCATCAGCGGGAGCCAGGGCATGCAGCACCTCTGCGCCTTCCTCCGAGGAACTGCAG GGGAAGAACTGATCGACTTCTGGCTCATCACTGAGAGGCTCCTGGGTCTGGATGAGTCGGATGGGAGTCAGAGGGAGCTGTTCTTGtccctggagcacaggctgAGAGCCACTCACCTGCGTGAAGGCTCCAGCGTCCTCACCTTCTGCACCACCATCGTGG GATCTCTTCCAAAAACCAGGCATATCCAGTCCATCAGCACCAGGAGGGAGATCCTAAGCAAGATGCAGGAACAGGTCCTTTTCATGATTCAGAGTTACTGGCTCCCTAAATTCTTCGTGCACTGCAAGATGGGGATGGAGGAAGAGGAATTGTGCTGGCCTTTGCTGCAGGAATATCAGGAACGTTTATCAcaggctgcctggcagcccccaggccTTGCAGAGCCCCTCCCCACCATGCACATCAAAAGGAGCCAGGGTGTGCCAGGGCCTTACTGCAGCCAGAAGGCCAAAGCAGAGGTCTGGGCTCTGGTCAAGGAGGGGAGAGACAGCCAAGAATTGAAAAGGGCCACTTTTCAGGTGaaagcagagaagcagccagggccagctgggagcagggaggaattGTGGCTGGATAAGGATGCTGTGGGATCCACTCCCCAGCAGTCATGGCAACCTGCCtttggaggcagaggaggagcaaCATTTCCTGGCAGACCTCAGTCCAGTGCAGTGCAGGATCTACAAAACCTCTGTAAGGAGAAAAtcctccctgtcctgcttccctctgcatCCCTTGCCCGGCTGCCATCCCTGAAAAAGCCAGTCAAGACCTTGGATTTCCTTCCCTGGGCCCTGAGTGCCGAGGCTTGTGCTGGAAGACCCTTCAGAgatttcctgcagcaccagaaCAGACCCCTGGAGACTCTTCTCCTGGACCTGTGGCACGACCTGGAGGAGTTTCTGCCCGTGGTGCTGGActccagcagagaaaacagcttCTTCCTGCGCCATCTGATTGGGGAGAAGATCTGCAAGACCTACCTGGAGGACAGCAGCATTGAGAAGCTGCCCTTGGAGACCAGGACCCTCGTGAGTTTGTGGAACCGTCTGATATATGGAGAATTCTCCCCATGGATATtcagagcccagcaggagaTTTGCAAG GTGCTCTGTGGCCTCTATGAGGAATTTCTGGCTGCTGATGACAGGACATTCCTCCAGTTTATG GCTCCAGGCATGGATGTCCCCATGGCCGAGGTGCCAGGCCGTGCTGCTGGCAGATGGGGACATTTCCACCTGTCCCAGAGGATGAAccaggccctgcagctgggccaggcccTGCATGGCACGAGGAGCTTGGAGGGGGTCTCCTCCAAGCACTGGCAATTGCTTGCTGCTCGGGACCTGCAGAAAGGGGGCTCCATCcaggcagagatggagctgctcctgggcagtgctg AATCCCAGAGGATGATAGCAGATGagctggctgtgagcagccccagcagggaagaggagctcctgcagctcacGAAGGCAGCACTCG